A genomic region of Streptomyces sp. R33 contains the following coding sequences:
- a CDS encoding NADH-quinone oxidoreductase subunit C codes for MSDTSDTTPGTDDNGNGNNVPAPRGSAGGPEVIGVRKGMFGARGGGDTSGYGGLVRTVAMPGASHRPYGSYFDEIVDELEGALEEQDLLPENAIEKVVVDRGELTLHIAREHLPRVAKTLRDDPALRFELCTGVSGVHFPDDKSRELHAVYHLRSVTHGRVVRLEVTAPDADPHIPSLVSVYPTNDWHERETYDFFGLVFDGHPALTRIMMPDDWQGFPQRKDYPLGGIPIEYKGAQIPAPDQRRSYS; via the coding sequence GTGAGCGACACGAGCGACACCACCCCGGGCACCGACGACAACGGCAACGGGAACAACGTTCCTGCCCCGAGGGGCTCCGCCGGGGGCCCCGAGGTCATCGGCGTCCGCAAGGGCATGTTCGGAGCACGGGGCGGCGGCGACACCAGCGGCTACGGCGGCCTCGTCCGCACCGTGGCCATGCCCGGCGCCAGCCACCGCCCGTACGGCTCCTACTTCGACGAGATCGTCGACGAGCTCGAAGGGGCGCTGGAGGAGCAGGACCTGCTCCCGGAGAACGCGATCGAGAAGGTCGTCGTCGACCGGGGCGAGCTGACGCTCCACATCGCCCGCGAGCACCTGCCCCGCGTCGCGAAGACCCTCCGCGACGACCCGGCGCTGCGCTTCGAGCTCTGCACCGGCGTCTCCGGGGTGCACTTCCCCGACGACAAGAGCCGCGAGCTGCACGCCGTCTACCACCTGCGCTCCGTCACCCACGGCCGGGTGGTGCGCCTGGAGGTGACCGCCCCGGACGCCGATCCGCACATCCCGTCGCTCGTCTCCGTCTATCCGACGAACGACTGGCACGAGCGCGAGACGTACGACTTCTTCGGCCTCGTCTTCGACGGGCACCCGGCGCTCACCCGGATCATGATGCCGGACGACTGGCAGGGCTTCCCGCAGCGCAAGGACTACCCGCTCGGCGGCATCCCCATCGAGTACAAGGGCGCCCAGATCCCGGCTCCCGACCAGCGGAGGTCGTACAGCTGA
- the nuoE gene encoding NADH-quinone oxidoreductase subunit NuoE — protein MTTAFSGGDTPQAPLSLGMPQLPAPDFPADVRARLEADAKDVIARYPDSRSALLPLLHLTQAEEGFVSRTGIRFCAEVLGLTTAEVTAVATFYTMYRRKPSGDYQVGVCTNTLCAVMGGDAIFDELKQHLGVGNNETTPDGKVTLEHIECNAACDYAPVVMVNWEFFDNQTPESAKAMVDDLIAGREVSPTRGAPLCTYKETARILAGFPDEREGAVEATGGAGPASLIGLRIARGDSTQLGKVVHPRGEAPAATEEGE, from the coding sequence ATGACCACCGCGTTCTCTGGAGGGGACACCCCCCAGGCCCCCCTGTCCCTGGGCATGCCCCAGCTGCCGGCACCCGACTTCCCGGCCGACGTACGCGCCCGGCTCGAAGCGGACGCCAAGGACGTCATCGCCCGCTACCCAGACAGCCGCTCCGCGCTGCTGCCGCTGCTGCACCTGACCCAGGCGGAGGAGGGCTTCGTCTCGCGCACGGGCATCCGGTTCTGCGCCGAGGTGCTGGGCCTGACCACCGCCGAGGTCACCGCGGTGGCCACCTTCTACACGATGTACCGGCGCAAGCCCTCGGGCGACTACCAGGTCGGCGTCTGCACGAACACCCTGTGCGCGGTCATGGGCGGCGACGCCATCTTCGACGAGCTCAAGCAGCACCTCGGGGTCGGCAACAACGAGACCACCCCCGACGGCAAGGTGACCCTCGAGCACATCGAGTGCAACGCGGCCTGCGACTACGCCCCCGTGGTGATGGTCAACTGGGAGTTCTTCGACAACCAGACCCCCGAGTCCGCCAAGGCCATGGTCGACGACCTGATCGCCGGCCGCGAGGTCTCCCCGACCCGGGGCGCGCCGCTGTGCACCTACAAGGAGACCGCCCGGATCCTGGCCGGCTTCCCGGACGAGCGCGAGGGCGCGGTCGAGGCGACCGGCGGGGCCGGCCCCGCCTCCCTGATCGGCCTGCGCATCGCACGCGGCGACAGCACCCAGCTCGGCAAGGTCGTGCACCCGCGTGGTGAGGCTCCGGCTGCCACCGAGGAGGGGGAGTGA
- the nuoF gene encoding NADH-quinone oxidoreductase subunit NuoF: MTVTAEMHENGAPEKLLAPVLSAFWDEPQSWTLDTYRRHGGYEGLRKALAMSPDEVIAYVKDSGLRGRGGAGFPTGMKWQFIPQGDGKPHYLVVNADESEPGTCKDIPLLFANPHSLIEGMIIACYAIRSEHAFIYLRGEVVPVLRRLHEAVREAYEAGYLGEAEHRQKSGLGSGPKLDITVHAGAGAYICGEETALLDSLEGRRGQPRLRPPFPAVEGLYACPTVVNNVESIASVPAILNKGKDWFKSMGTEKSPGFTLYSLSGHVAGPGQYEAPLGITLRQLLDMSGGMRPGHRLKFWTPGGSSTPMFTDEHLDVPLDYEGVGAAGSMLGTKALQCFDETTCVVRAVTRWTEFYAHESCGKCTPCREGTYWLVQLLRDIEAGKGVMSDLDKLNDIADNINGKSFCALGDGAASPIFSSLKYFREEYEQHITGKGCPFDPRKSTLWADTEVNA, translated from the coding sequence ATGACGGTGACTGCCGAAATGCATGAGAACGGCGCCCCGGAGAAGCTGCTGGCGCCCGTGCTGTCGGCGTTCTGGGACGAGCCGCAGTCGTGGACGCTGGACACCTACCGGCGGCACGGCGGCTACGAGGGACTCCGCAAGGCACTTGCGATGTCGCCCGACGAGGTCATCGCCTACGTCAAGGACTCCGGTCTGCGCGGGCGCGGCGGCGCGGGCTTCCCCACCGGAATGAAGTGGCAGTTCATCCCGCAGGGCGACGGAAAGCCGCACTACCTCGTCGTGAACGCGGACGAGTCGGAGCCGGGAACCTGCAAGGACATCCCCCTTCTCTTCGCCAACCCGCACTCCCTCATCGAGGGAATGATCATTGCCTGCTACGCGATCCGGTCGGAGCACGCCTTCATCTACCTGCGCGGCGAGGTCGTGCCGGTGCTGCGACGCCTGCACGAGGCGGTGCGCGAGGCGTACGAGGCCGGCTACCTCGGGGAGGCTGAACATCGTCAAAAGAGCGGTCTCGGGAGCGGGCCGAAGCTCGACATCACGGTGCACGCGGGGGCGGGCGCGTACATCTGCGGTGAGGAGACGGCACTCCTCGACTCCCTCGAAGGCCGGCGCGGTCAGCCCCGGCTGCGTCCCCCCTTCCCTGCCGTCGAGGGGCTCTACGCCTGCCCCACTGTCGTCAACAACGTGGAGTCCATCGCCTCGGTTCCCGCGATCCTGAACAAGGGCAAGGACTGGTTCAAGTCGATGGGGACCGAGAAGTCCCCCGGCTTCACCCTGTACTCGCTCTCCGGGCACGTCGCAGGCCCCGGCCAGTACGAGGCCCCCCTCGGCATCACCCTGCGCCAGCTGCTCGACATGAGCGGCGGGATGCGGCCCGGGCACCGGCTGAAGTTCTGGACCCCGGGCGGCTCGTCCACCCCGATGTTCACGGACGAGCACCTCGACGTCCCGCTGGACTACGAGGGCGTCGGCGCGGCCGGCTCCATGCTCGGCACCAAGGCGCTCCAGTGCTTCGACGAGACGACCTGCGTGGTGCGGGCCGTCACCCGCTGGACCGAGTTCTACGCCCACGAGTCCTGCGGCAAGTGCACCCCCTGTCGCGAAGGCACCTACTGGCTGGTCCAGTTGCTCCGCGACATCGAGGCCGGCAAGGGCGTCATGTCCGACCTCGACAAGCTGAACGACATCGCCGACAACATCAACGGCAAGTCGTTCTGCGCGCTCGGCGACGGCGCCGCAAGCCCGATCTTCTCCTCGCTCAAGTACTTCCGCGAGGAGTACGAGCAGCACATCACGGGCAAGGGCTGCCCCTTCGACCCCAGGAAGTCGACCCTCTGGGCTGACACGGAGGTGAACGCGTGA
- a CDS encoding NADH-quinone oxidoreductase subunit B family protein: MGLEEKLPSGFLLTTVEQAAGWVRKSSVFPATFGLACCAIEMMTTGAGRYDLARFGMEVFRGSPRQADLMIVAGRVSQKMAPVLRQVYDQMPAPKWVISMGVCASSGGMFNNYAIVQGVDHIVPVDIYLPGCPPRPEMLIDAILKLHQKIQGGKLGVNREEAAREAEAAALKALPTIEMKGLLR, from the coding sequence ATGGGACTGGAAGAGAAGCTGCCGAGCGGCTTTCTGCTGACCACCGTCGAACAGGCCGCGGGCTGGGTGCGCAAGTCATCCGTCTTCCCCGCGACCTTCGGCCTGGCCTGCTGCGCCATCGAGATGATGACCACCGGAGCGGGCCGGTACGACCTGGCCCGCTTCGGCATGGAGGTCTTCCGCGGCTCACCGCGCCAGGCCGATCTGATGATCGTGGCCGGCCGGGTCAGCCAGAAGATGGCGCCGGTGCTGCGGCAGGTGTACGACCAGATGCCCGCTCCCAAATGGGTCATCTCCATGGGGGTTTGTGCATCTTCGGGCGGAATGTTCAACAACTACGCGATCGTCCAGGGCGTCGACCACATCGTCCCCGTGGACATCTATCTGCCCGGCTGCCCGCCCCGCCCCGAGATGCTGATCGACGCGATCCTCAAGCTCCACCAGAAGATCCAGGGCGGAAAGCTCGGCGTGAACCGGGAAGAGGCGGCCCGCGAGGCGGAGGCGGCGGCCCTCAAGGCCCTTCCCACGATCGAGATGAAGGGGCTGCTCCGGTGA
- a CDS encoding NADH-quinone oxidoreductase subunit A: MNAYAPILVLGALGAGFAIFSVVMATLIGPKRYNRAKLEAYECGIEPTPTPAGGGRFPIKYYLTAMLFIVFDIEVVFLYPWAVTFDSLGIFGLVEMLLFVLTVFVAYAYVWRRGGLEWD; encoded by the coding sequence GTGAATGCGTACGCGCCCATCCTCGTGCTCGGCGCCCTCGGCGCAGGGTTTGCGATCTTCTCCGTGGTCATGGCCACGCTGATCGGCCCAAAACGGTACAACCGGGCGAAGCTCGAGGCGTACGAGTGCGGCATCGAGCCGACGCCCACGCCGGCCGGCGGCGGTCGCTTCCCCATCAAGTACTACCTGACGGCGATGCTCTTCATCGTCTTCGACATCGAAGTTGTCTTCCTCTACCCCTGGGCCGTCACCTTCGACTCCCTGGGGATCTTCGGGCTCGTCGAGATGCTGCTCTTCGTGCTCACCGTCTTCGTCGCCTACGCCTACGTGTGGCGCCGCGGCGGCCTGGAATGGGACTGA
- a CDS encoding NADH-quinone oxidoreductase subunit G, whose amino-acid sequence MTVTTNSPAGGGEAAGRPKAAEDTVSLTIDGVELSVPKGTLVIRAAEQIGIEIPRFCDHPLLDPVGACRQCIVEVEGQRKPMASCTITCTDGMVVKTQLTSPVAEKSQRGVMELLLINHPLDCPVCDKGGECPLQNQAMSHGQSDSRFEGRKRTYEKPVPISTQVLLDRERCVLCARCTRFSTQVAGDPMIELLERGALQQVGIGEGDPFESYFSGNTIQICPVGALTSAAYRFRSRPFDLVSSPSVCEHCAGGCATRTDHRRGKVLRRMAAEDPEVNEEWICDKGRFGFRYAQRPDRLTTPLVRGTDGVLAPASWPEALEAAAAGLAAARGRAGVLTGGRLTVEDAYAYAKFARVVLDTNDIDFRARIHSAEEAEFLAATVAGTGKDLDGAGVTYAKLEAAPAVLLAGIESEEEAPGVFLRLRKAHRKHKQRTFALAPFATRGLEKAGGTLLAAAPGTEPEWLDALASRTGLEAGGSEAADALRRSGAVIVVGERLAGVPGALTAAVRAAAATGAQLVWIPRRAGERAAVEAGALPSLLPGARPATDPRARDEVATAWGLDELPHRYGRDTGQIVEAAAGGELSALLVAGVEIADLPDPARALVALQEAFVVSLELRPGQVTDHADVVFPVAAVAEKAGAFINWEGRVRPFEAALKPDQMTRPLAPADARVLHMLADAADRPIALPDVHAVRRELDALGPWTGERAAGQSADTAPLPRPGAGEAVLAGHRLLLDQGRLQEGDDALAGTRHEASARLSAATAAETGVKDGDVLAVTGPAGSVELPLRITEMPDRVVWLPLNSTGHGVLADTGAHPGTLVRIGPATPADSSGTPAEVGA is encoded by the coding sequence GTGACCGTCACCACTAACTCCCCCGCCGGTGGCGGCGAGGCTGCGGGGCGGCCGAAGGCCGCCGAAGACACCGTCTCCCTGACCATCGACGGCGTCGAACTGTCGGTGCCCAAGGGAACCCTGGTCATCCGGGCCGCCGAGCAGATCGGCATCGAGATCCCCCGGTTCTGCGACCATCCCCTCCTCGACCCGGTCGGCGCCTGCCGCCAGTGCATCGTCGAGGTCGAGGGCCAGCGCAAGCCGATGGCCTCCTGCACCATCACCTGCACCGACGGCATGGTCGTCAAGACGCAGCTCACCTCCCCCGTCGCCGAGAAGTCCCAGCGCGGCGTGATGGAGCTGCTGCTCATCAACCACCCGCTGGACTGCCCGGTCTGCGACAAGGGCGGCGAGTGCCCGCTGCAGAACCAGGCGATGTCCCACGGGCAGAGCGACTCGCGTTTCGAGGGCAGGAAGCGCACGTACGAGAAGCCGGTCCCGATCTCCACGCAGGTGCTGCTGGACCGCGAGCGGTGCGTGCTGTGCGCGCGCTGCACCCGGTTCTCCACCCAGGTGGCCGGCGACCCGATGATCGAGCTGCTCGAGCGCGGCGCGCTCCAGCAGGTCGGCATCGGCGAGGGCGACCCCTTCGAGTCGTACTTCTCCGGCAACACCATCCAGATCTGCCCCGTCGGCGCCCTCACCTCGGCCGCGTACCGGTTCCGCTCCCGCCCGTTCGACCTCGTCTCCTCCCCGAGCGTGTGCGAGCACTGCGCGGGCGGCTGCGCGACCCGGACCGACCACCGCCGCGGCAAGGTGCTGCGCCGGATGGCCGCCGAGGACCCCGAGGTCAACGAGGAGTGGATCTGCGACAAGGGCCGCTTCGGGTTCCGCTACGCGCAGCGCCCGGACCGGCTCACCACCCCGCTGGTGCGCGGCACGGACGGGGTCCTCGCCCCGGCCAGCTGGCCCGAGGCCCTGGAGGCCGCGGCCGCCGGGCTCGCCGCCGCGCGCGGCCGGGCGGGGGTGCTGACCGGCGGCCGGCTCACCGTCGAGGACGCGTACGCGTACGCCAAGTTCGCCCGGGTCGTCCTCGACACCAACGACATCGACTTCCGGGCCCGGATCCACAGCGCGGAGGAGGCCGAGTTCCTGGCCGCCACCGTCGCCGGCACCGGCAAGGACCTCGACGGCGCCGGGGTGACGTACGCGAAGCTGGAGGCGGCGCCCGCCGTCCTGCTCGCCGGCATCGAGTCCGAGGAGGAGGCCCCCGGCGTCTTCCTGAGGCTGCGCAAGGCCCACCGCAAGCACAAGCAGCGGACCTTCGCCCTCGCCCCGTTCGCCACCCGCGGCCTGGAGAAGGCGGGCGGCACGCTGCTGGCCGCCGCCCCCGGCACCGAGCCCGAGTGGCTCGACGCACTCGCCTCCCGGACGGGCCTGGAGGCCGGTGGGTCCGAGGCCGCCGACGCGCTGCGCCGGTCCGGGGCGGTCATCGTCGTCGGGGAGCGGCTCGCCGGGGTGCCCGGCGCGCTGACCGCCGCCGTACGGGCCGCCGCGGCCACCGGCGCGCAGCTGGTGTGGATCCCGCGCCGGGCGGGGGAGCGGGCCGCCGTCGAGGCGGGTGCGCTGCCGTCCCTGCTGCCGGGGGCCCGTCCGGCCACCGACCCGCGGGCCCGCGACGAGGTCGCCACCGCCTGGGGGCTGGACGAGCTCCCGCACCGTTACGGCCGCGACACCGGCCAGATCGTCGAGGCCGCCGCGGGCGGGGAGCTCAGCGCCCTGCTGGTCGCAGGCGTCGAGATCGCCGACCTGCCGGATCCGGCCCGGGCGCTGGTCGCCCTCCAGGAGGCCTTCGTGGTCTCGCTGGAACTGCGGCCCGGCCAGGTCACCGACCACGCGGACGTCGTCTTCCCGGTCGCCGCCGTCGCCGAGAAGGCCGGCGCGTTCATCAACTGGGAGGGCAGGGTCCGGCCGTTCGAGGCCGCGCTCAAGCCCGACCAGATGACCCGCCCCCTCGCCCCCGCCGACGCCCGCGTGCTGCACATGCTGGCCGACGCGGCCGACCGGCCGATCGCGCTGCCCGACGTACACGCCGTGCGCCGCGAGCTCGACGCGCTCGGCCCGTGGACCGGGGAGCGGGCGGCCGGGCAGTCCGCGGACACCGCGCCGCTGCCCCGCCCCGGGGCGGGCGAAGCGGTCCTGGCGGGCCACCGGCTCCTCCTCGACCAGGGCCGGCTCCAGGAGGGCGACGACGCCCTGGCCGGCACCCGGCACGAGGCGAGCGCCCGGCTCTCGGCCGCCACGGCCGCCGAGACGGGCGTCAAGGACGGCGACGTCCTCGCGGTGACGGGACCGGCCGGCTCCGTGGAACTGCCGCTGCGGATCACCGAGATGCCCGACCGCGTGGTCTGGCTCCCGCTGAACTCCACCGGCCACGGCGTCCTCGCCGACACCGGGGCCCACCCGGGCACCCTCGTACGGATCGGTCCGGCGACCCCGGCCGACAGCAGCGGCACCCCTGCGGAGGTGGGCGCGTGA
- a CDS encoding NADH-quinone oxidoreductase subunit D: MSTSNHASPNHASSDHAASRETTEGTVYTVTGGDWDEIVQSAAKADDERIVVNMGPQHPSTHGVLRLILEIDGETVTEARCGIGYLHTGIEKNLEFRNWTQGTTFVTRMDYLTPFFNETAYCLGVEKLLGITDQIPDRATVIRVLLMELNRLSSHLVCIATGGMELGATTIMIYGFRDRELILDVFELITGLRMNHAFIRPGGLAQDLPPGAVDQLRDFLKTMKKNLPEYDKLATGNPIFKARMQDVGYLDLTGCMALGATGPILRSAGLPHDLRKADPYCGYETYEFDVPTTETCDSYGRFLVRLEEMRQSLRIVEQCLERLEAGPVMVADKKIAWPAQLAMGPDGLGNSLDHIKNIMGTSMEALIHHFKLVTEGFRVPAGQAYAAVESPKGELGVHVVSDGGTRPYRVHFRDPSFTNLQAMAAMCEGGQVADVIVAVASIDPVMGGVDR, from the coding sequence ATGTCCACGTCGAACCACGCCTCCCCGAACCACGCCTCCTCGGACCACGCAGCCTCCCGGGAGACCACCGAGGGCACCGTCTACACCGTCACCGGCGGCGACTGGGACGAGATCGTCCAGTCGGCGGCCAAGGCCGACGACGAGCGGATCGTCGTCAACATGGGGCCGCAGCACCCGTCCACCCACGGAGTGCTCCGGCTGATCCTGGAGATCGACGGCGAAACGGTCACCGAGGCCCGCTGCGGCATCGGCTACCTGCACACCGGCATCGAGAAGAACCTCGAATTCCGGAACTGGACGCAGGGCACCACCTTCGTGACGCGCATGGACTACCTGACGCCGTTCTTCAACGAGACGGCGTACTGCCTCGGCGTCGAGAAGCTGCTCGGCATCACCGACCAGATCCCGGACCGCGCCACCGTCATCCGCGTCCTGCTGATGGAGCTCAACCGGCTCTCCTCCCACCTGGTGTGCATCGCCACCGGCGGCATGGAGCTGGGCGCGACCACGATCATGATCTACGGCTTCCGCGACCGCGAGCTGATCCTCGACGTCTTCGAGCTGATCACCGGCCTGCGCATGAACCACGCGTTCATCCGCCCCGGCGGCCTCGCGCAGGACCTGCCCCCGGGCGCCGTCGACCAGCTGCGCGACTTCCTCAAGACCATGAAGAAGAACCTGCCGGAGTACGACAAGCTCGCCACCGGCAACCCCATCTTCAAGGCCCGCATGCAGGACGTCGGCTACCTCGACCTCACCGGCTGCATGGCACTCGGCGCCACCGGCCCGATCCTGCGCTCCGCCGGCCTGCCGCACGACCTGCGCAAGGCGGATCCGTACTGCGGCTACGAGACCTACGAGTTCGACGTCCCGACCACCGAGACCTGCGACTCGTACGGGCGGTTCCTGGTCCGCCTGGAGGAGATGCGCCAGTCCCTGCGGATCGTCGAGCAGTGCCTGGAACGGCTCGAGGCGGGCCCGGTCATGGTCGCCGACAAGAAGATCGCCTGGCCGGCGCAGCTCGCGATGGGCCCGGACGGCCTCGGCAACTCGCTCGACCACATCAAGAACATCATGGGCACCTCCATGGAGGCCCTCATCCACCACTTCAAGCTGGTGACCGAGGGCTTCCGGGTGCCGGCCGGGCAGGCGTACGCGGCCGTCGAGTCGCCGAAGGGCGAGCTCGGGGTCCACGTCGTCTCCGACGGCGGCACCCGCCCCTACCGGGTCCACTTCCGGGACCCGTCCTTCACCAACCTGCAGGCCATGGCAGCGATGTGCGAAGGCGGCCAGGTCGCCGACGTCATCGTCGCCGTCGCCTCCATCGACCCCGTGATGGGAGGCGTCGACCGATGA